GCTGTTGATGGCGCAGAAAAAGTGGTTTGAGCGCTCGCTCAATCCACAAGAGTTTGAGTCACTACAAAGCGATGTTGAAGATCGTCAACCTAAAGTCATTATTGCCGGCTTTGGTCGCTTTGGGCAGATCGTTGGTCGCTTGATGTATGCCAACAAGGTGAGGGTGACGATTTTAGAAAGCGATGCCAGTCAGATCCATCTGTTAAGGAAGTATGGCTATAAGGTGTTTTATGGTGATGCGACTCAGATTGACCTGCTGCGCTCCGCAGGAGCTGAACGAGCGGAAGCGATTGTGGTGTGTACCGATTCACCGGAAGAGGTGATGAATGTGGTCGATATTTGCCATCAACATTTTCCCAATCTTAAAGTGTTGGCTCGCGCACGCAGTCGTGTGGAAGCGTATCAATTAATGAGCCATGGCGTCAGTTCCTATTCTCGAGAAACTTTCTTAGGCGCTTTGGATCTTGGTCGTCAAACACTTATCGAACTGGGCTTTCATCCTTATGAAGCCAAACGCGCCGAAGCGCATTTCAAAAAATTAGATAATGCCATGCTGAAAGAGCTATTACCTCAGCATAGTGAAGATAAACAACTTGCCCAGCGTTCAAAAGAGGCACGTAAAGAATTAGAAGAAATATTCGATCGTGAAATGGAGAACGATCGTCAATCGAGAAATTTTTGGGATTAAATCCAAAAAGCTCAACTGGAAGCGTTACAAGAGTAGTGATTATGAAAAAACGATTTATTGCTGGAGCGGTCTGTCCCAAGTGTTCACAACAAGACAGCCTGCGCTGGTGGATTGAGCAAAATATTGAGTGGGTAGAGTGTGTTGAATGTCAGTTCACCGAGCAGAGAAAGCCAAAATCTGTTGAGCAGAGTGAACGTGGTAGTGAGGAATTGATTGGCATTTTTAAGCCGCAATGATTGAGTTTCCATTTTTAATCCCCCATATATCTGAGTTACCTCAAGATGCAGAGTTCAGAGGACCTCGCTGAACCTCGCATCTTGAGGTAACTTAGGTATAATGACAAGCATAGGCCGCCAACGTGCGGCACTTTTTGTTGAGGACATTCCTCTAAGCCAATCATTTGGAGTTGACATGAAAATTACTCAAAACTCGGTAGTAAGCCTAGCGTACCAAGTAAAAACTGAAGACGGTGTTGTTGTAGACCAGTCTACTGTTGATGCACCTCTAGATTACCTACACGGTCATAACAACTTAATCGTAGGTCTAGAAAAAGAGCTAGAAGGCAAAGAAGCGGGTGAGAAGTTCTCTG
This genomic interval from Vibrio hippocampi contains the following:
- a CDS encoding YheV family putative zinc ribbon protein — encoded protein: MIMKKRFIAGAVCPKCSQQDSLRWWIEQNIEWVECVECQFTEQRKPKSVEQSERGSEELIGIFKPQ